aatagacacaagcatgaataagagttcattataacGTAACCGAagtaagacaattacccatgaacccatattaagtcaacaagtgcaattaccaagcaaagccccataatcttacttaatcaagtaacaCAACAAGAAGCATGACCAACATCAACCTTCtcatagcatatcattaagagtacatatcatcatactttaacaatgaagaccaacacatattcataattgaaactaatcatcatatagtatcaacaatgtgcaataTCATTATATgcatatcatgtaccattaaAAGCTTATTGACATGTAAGAACATCCTCCGAAGACTTTcatcaaggctaactagtgcaatgtttaatTAGAgtaccatacccctacctagactaagataaatcccttaggttatcctagttagagttcattcctttagttcatttcaccatttgggaacatcttgccttaaccgacatagaccacatgagctaatgtggaatttggtgtcatggaaccctacaccgaaggaaggcggactactttccaatgtagtaccaaaacatgaatatagcaactacatggatccactagctagtattatTATGTGGGGAACATTGTCAATCGACAGAATCAGTACACACCCCATCATTGGACAACGGATCATGGATCGCATCCAATTGTGGACACTGCCTTAGGCACCCCTTGaccccaaaatgcaagggtcctcctcaaggaccttgGTTAGTCTTTGTTGAGTCATGCCCGGATGTTTTGACTACGAATTACCTCTAACACGTGTTAGACatccttccaccaattttcatcttttttcgactcctaaaagttagtcaaataggctaaagCACATTAGTACTTCATTGAACTAattttcgaacgtcatggacgttttgatttttaaacttcttaaatgacttgtattaataaaaatataccttaaaaACTGTCTAAACTTTTTAACAATTATGTTAGTCTCTATAACACGTcttagatttttgaagtgttacacaTTCGTTcccaaatgacactaaaatattttgtagagagaggatagactcaatactagcagcccaaccaaacAACATACAAAATCAAAATGAGTTACAACTCAAAGGAGTGTTTCACAAGTCCATACACATAGAATTACAACATTTATACATAGCAACTCAAAACCCCCATTAccacatataagagctcaatgtcacaacatgaggaatttccttctcaataacaacatgagctcaacacaATATCAAGAGTCACTTATGCAAAAACCTCTTTCAAAACGCATCAACATGCTCAATACTACATCATGAAGGCAATAATACaccaaatacacaaataagtgcaaatcaagcaaaagagcatttttcatgaaaacatATTTTAGCACAAACATTCTACCATAAATATGCATATTCTTGCAAATAAAGtagaattcaaattttttactaatattttcattattaataggaACAACTAACCTTAGCTAGGAAAATATGAGGATAACAGGATTTCATGTCGTcctcagcctcccatgttgctccctcaactaggtagTTCCCACATTGAATCTTTACGATGGTCACCTTTTTGTTCCTCAACTCCTTAGCTTGGAAATCTAAAATTTCcaccggaacctcttcataggaaagATCCTCATCCACACCAAGACCTTCAATACGAAATATGGACACGGGATCGACAATccacttcttaagcattgagTCACGGAATACTAGATGAATCgaagctagttcactaggtaatcTCATTTCATATGGAACCATTATGACCTTTTGCAAAAcctcatagggacccacataccGGGGACTTAACTTCCTTTTtttgccgaatctcatcacccctttcataggtgaaatcttcaaataaaCTTTATCACCGACTTCAATTTCAAGATTTGTTTTTCTATTATCAGCATAAGACTTTCTCCAACTGTAGGTCGTTTTCAACCTATCCCTTATAACACAAACTTTCACAAAAGCTTCATAGACTATTTCAGGACTAAGGAGTAAGGAATCACCAACCTCAAACAACCCAATTGGAGATATATATCTCCTACCATGtagtgcttcaaatggagccatcaAAATACTCGAACGATAGCTATTAATATATGAGAGATCAATCAGCGGCAAGTGATTGTCCCAATCTCTTTAAAGTATATAACACAAGATATTgacatatcctcaagggtttgaatagtacgatCCTCTTGACCATCTATTTGGAGATGAAAAGCGATGCTTAACTTTACTTGTGTACCCAACCTTTTTGGAAATGATCTCCAAAAACGAGACatgaattgtgcacctctatattatatgatggataacggaatatcATGAAGA
The DNA window shown above is from Solanum lycopersicum chromosome 11, SLM_r2.1 and carries:
- the LOC101247491 gene encoding uncharacterized protein gives rise to the protein MAPFEALHGRRYISPIGLFEVGDSLLLSPEIVYEAFVKVCVIRDRLKTTYSWRKSYADNRKTNLEIEVGDKVYLKISPMKGVMRFGKKRKLSPRYVGPYEVLQKVIMVPYEMRLPSELASIHLVFRDSMLKKWIVDPVSIFRIEGLGVDEDLSYEEVPVEILDFQAKELRNKKVTIVKIQCGNYLVEGATWEAEDDMKSCYPHIFLAKKMNTRRNVAQRLEEEITNVGVPPRGDQVPPLDKDVNDDQAPVNLPPLKDSDIRVALFQMSQTITT